The Candidatus Bathyarchaeota archaeon DNA segment CTATTTTTCTCAAAACTTGACGTATGGAAGACAACAAAAACTTAAAGAATATCAAGTTTGGCTTTAATTGTGAAACCAACGGGCCCGTAGCTCAGCAAGGATAGCGCGCCAAGCGTCCAAAGCACCGGGCTTTTAACCCGGGGGTCTCGGGTTCAATTCCCGACGGGCTCGCCACCATCCATATACGTGCTCTACAACAGATATTGTTAACCTCGACATATTTTCCATATGAAACATGATAGATAGACAAAGTTGTGAAGAATAACGATGGAGAAAATCGTTGAGAAAAAAGAAGAAAACAGCAGAGCCGTTTTCAGAAAATTATACGATTTTTCATGCCTTAGTTGACGTGATGAAAGAAAAAGAAGGAAAAAAACCAACATCTCTGCTTCACCGTCTGAACCTTCGCAAATAAACTTCATAATGCCTACGAAATAGTTCTCCTTTTCATATTTACTGCTTTTTAGTTATCAAAGATATGAAAAAGAACTACAAAAATGATTTTGGTTGATCATTACTAAGAGGAGGTTAGGAGGGATAGGAAACCTTCCTCTCAGCTCTTTAACGCCTTCTCCTTTCTCCTATGTGGGCGTTCAAGCAATCGTATATGGTCCAAGGTAATAAATGGGTTACTACGCAGATGGTAATATATCTTAACCGAATTATCTCGAAGTTTCGAGCATTTCAACGACGGAACTTCGCTTTTACGATGCTTCAACAGTGTTTTTATTGATGAAGTATGTTTGAGAATATGGCTGTCTCCGCGGTACAGTTCCTTATCATCATGTTTTGGGCAGTAATCGTTTTCATGGTGATTTGGGGTGCTTTGTGGCTACGCTCGCTGCGACATGTCAAGAAAGAATGATAAAGTTTGCACCACTCTAAGAACCTGAAGGACTTTTCTTTTAAATGGGTGCCCAGATTAAGCTTCCATGCCTTAATGTAAAATTCTCCCTTTCTGGGCGATTTCTTCAAGAGACAAGTTACTGTTTCCTCTTTTAGATACTAACTTTACTATGAAGTAATAATATAATGGTTTTTGCATCGAGGGCTGGAGGACACATTGCCTTTCACTCAAAGGAAATGGTCTTTCGCCACAATAGCACTATCTATGATTTCCACGTTAAAGGTGAAGGTGAGAGAGAGAACATGTCTTCGGCAGCGAACGATCCTTTCAATTGCTGATTCAAGAGATTGAGAATAGTTACAATGGAGTTGAGGAGGCGATAGAACGAGTTGTCATAACCATCAGAAATACTTACGGGTATTCTTCTCTAACCTTTCTTCTGTCCGACTGAGCTAAACTTTGTACATATAAAAATTATCCATAAGTGAAAAGTGAAGACTGTAACGGTTTATTTATACAAATGCTCAGATGGTGCTGTTTACCCAAGAGCCAATATGGGAAAAAGGAGCGTACAATTGTCTCCAACAGGTGCTTAGTTGTTGTGGACAAAAAATTGAGGCCAAATGCATCGAGTTCGCCTATGAAAAATTTAAGTAGAAGCCTTTTTTCTTTTAGGAATAGGTGCCCTGGTAGTATAGTCCGGTCTAGTATAGGCGGCTGTCGCCCGCCCGACCCGGGTTCAAGTCCCGGCCAGGGCGCCAAAACCCCTTGTATTGAAAGACCTATGGGTTTTGGTAAAAATTTGCTTAGGATGTACACGTAAGCCATATATTGTCGAAATAGATATTCCGTCTGCGGCGATCAGTATGGCTAAAATAACTGAAACATTGAAGTCTAATTATGATAAACTAATGACGAAGGCTAAAGAGTTAACAATTCTTCAAACAATCGAGTCCGTCGTCCATTGGGACATGGAGACAAAGATGCCTCCGAAAGCTATCAATCTGCGAAGTCAGCAACTAGCCATGCTCAGTCAAATCGAACACAGAATGAGCACGGACCCTAAAATCGAAACATTACTATCAAGAATTGAAAAACATCAAGACTATGAAAGCTTAAACGAGTTGCAGAAAAGAAACGTGTATCTAATCAGGAAGTTCTACGATGAACAGACTAGACTTCCAGAAGAACTTGTAGTAGAGACTGCAAAACAACAAGCTATCACCATTGATGTTTGGAAGAAAGCAAAAGCCGCTAAAGACTTCTCCATGTTTAAGCCTGAACTTGAGAAGCTTCTTGAGCTAAGAAAGAAAGCCGCATCAATCCTTATGCAAGTAAAAGCTACCAAAACACCTTACGATGCCCTCATAGATATATTTGAGCCTAGGATGACCGCTGGGATGATTGCCCAAGTTTTTGGAGAGCTGAGAAAAGGACTAGTCTCCATTTTGAATAGATGTTTAAGTGCACCGAAGCAACCCGACACGTCATTCCTAAAGCGCAGAGTTCCTTTGGATGTTCAATGCAAGATTTCTAACGAACTCGTCAGGTTCATTGGGTATGATGTGGAGTCTCCAAAAGCCGGAGGTAGAATAGATGAGACCGAGCACCCCTTTACTACAGGTTATTACGATGACGTGCGGATTACAACTCACTATTATGAAGATAATATAGCACCCTCTCTGTTTTCTGTATTACACGAGGGCGGTCACGCTATTTACGAACAGAACCTGAAGCCAGAATGGATTTATCAGCCAGTAGGTACTGGTTGTTCTCTAGGATTCCACGAGTCGCAGTCACGGTTCGTGGAAAACATAGTTGGACGATCACGCGAATTCTGGATCTACTTTTTCCCAAAACTTAAAGAACTCACAGGTAACACTTTTTCCGATGTAGCTTTGGACGATTTCGTTCGAGCTATAAACCGAGTTAGACCTTCAAAGATTCGTGTTGAGGCAGACGAAGTTACTTACTGTCTTCATGTAATTATCCGTTTTGAGATTGAACGTGAATTGATAGCAGACAAAATCACTGTAGCTGACCTTCCTGAGGTTTGGAACCAAAAATACAAAGAGTATCTAGGACTGGATATCGAAAACGACTCCGAAGGCGTCATGCAAGACATACACTGGGCCAGTGGCTACTTCGGCTATTTCCCAACCTACGCGCTAGGCAACATATACAGTGGACAACTTCTCGTCATGTTGGAAAAAGCCATGCCCAACTGGAGAGGCCAAATTGCAAAAGGCAACTTTCACGACGTTAAAAAGTGGCTAACAGAGAACGTTCACTACTACGGAAACCTTTACGACCCAACAGTCCTCATCAAAAAAATCACTAGTGAACAAATAAACGTCAAACCCTACTTCGAATATCTAAACAAGAAATACTCATGGATCTACGAATACTAGGTAAAAAGGAACAAACCACAGTATAACACGTTAGGAACCTATTTGCAGCCAAACAAACACTAGAGAAATCTAGAAGCGACATACACCGCTCAGAATAATCCTTACTGACCACCAATCAAGACCAAAGTAAATAGCCCTGTCTAAGCACAGAACGCACGTGCAATAGTGGTTAAATACCTGTTCTTGCATAAAAAACTTGAAGAACCTCAGAAAAAGAAGCAGGGTGTAGCACATCATGAAAATCGACGAAGACCATTTCAAAAAGATGTTTCCAAACCTCACAAGAGAAGTGGATGCGGGTAAACAGAAGGTTGCAATTGACTCTGTACGCTCTGACCGAAAAGCCGCTGAAAAAACAGCATCAGCACAGAAAAACCTTTCCAACTACAACCCAGACGTAATCGATTTCCTCCGCCGATGCGACACCAAACAACAAGCAAGAGAAATAATCATCTACATGGAAAACTGCGGCAAAATATCTCGCAATTACGCCAAAAAATTGCGGCAACAACTCCGAAAGAAAGGCGTTCGAAGCTTCGGACCTAAAAAAGAAGAAGGATACTACTTTAAAGTAAGTAAACAATAGTTCTTTCTCAAAAATAAACAAAACCATTGTGAAAAACCATTTTCCTTAAGAAGCTAAAACGCGTAGACTGGCAAAAAGTAGTGGCTAGCTGCGCGCGCCAAGAGGATAATTCAATCAAGAAGAGACATTAAAATTCGTTTTTCATCAAACCTGGAACGAATCATTGGTGCAAATCTTACCAAACGCATAAACTGCTACGTAGACTTGATAAAAGATTAACAGATTTTCTAAAGACTAAATAAAGGAAAGTAAATAAGGATAATCTGCAATAAATATGGAAGGCTAATCCAAGAGGCATCCAACTTGAAAAAAGCAACGCTGTTCCTACTAATATTCATCCTCCCAATTGCCTCAATTACCTTACTCGCTCCGCATAACACGTATGCAACTTCGCCTCCACAAATCCAAGTCGACAAGATAGACCACATAGTAGAACCTATCTATGGAGGGTATCTCCTCATCAACGACACAGTAAAAATATCTCCAGTAACTGGAAATGCCACGGTAGAAAACTTCTCGATAGGATTCCCACTAGAATACAGAGCAAACCTTCGTTATTCTATGGCTTACAATGCCACAAACTTCGATGATCGGTTAGATGTAACCTTAAACACAGGTTTGGGAGTAATAGGCTATTACGGTGTAACTATAGCTTTTCCCAATAAAGTGCGCGACCTGCTTTACAATGGACAACCTTACACTTTTACAATAGTATTCGTATTTTCAAATCTCATTGATTCCTCAACAAAAGTCGTGAATGCAACCACGAAATATGTATTCACAGCCGATTTTCCTGTATATCCAAGTCTTGCTCAAAATGCTTCAACATGCAATGTCAACGTCATCTTGCCTAAAAACACAAAATACGAGCCCAACAACTTTCCTTTCAACTCTACTGAAGACGATGAACGTTACTATTTGAATTACACAAAAACCCCACTTCCAGAACTTACACGGATGTCCACAAAGGTCAGTTTTACCTCTGAAAATAAAGACAGTTTTGCTTGTTTTTCAGTAAAGAAACTAAGTCAAGAAATAACGATAGATACGAACGGACATATTTCATCTTCTGAACTGCTTTTAATAAAAAGCAAAACTGCCTTCACTGTTGACAGCATAACATTACAGCTTCCCAGCGATGCTAGTAACGTCGCTGCTTTCGACGAACTAGGAAAGAAATTAGATTTCAATGAAGAAGAGAAAAGAGTTTCCCTTAATTTGGTGGAAAATCAGTCGAGAAGCCTTAAACTGACTTACAATCTTTCTGGGGACCGTCTCGTTCAGCAAGATTCGCAAAGTTACATGTTGACACTTGGCCTTTCTGAAAACTTGCAAATGATGCCGAGCACTTTTACTTTGAAGATTATTTCCCCTGAGGGCGCTGTGATTCAATCCTTTCCACAGCAAACATTTAGCATCCACAAGGATGTTTTTCAAGAAACACTTTCGCTCTCCTTCTCTAACATCACGTGGATGCAAAATGACCAGTTGAGTTTCACCTACAGCTACACGATTTTTTGGGCATCCTTCCGACCGACTCTTTGGACAACTGCATTAGTTGTAATTGGTTCCATAGTCGCTCTTGCTTGGCGGAGACCTAGAGCTCCAGTGCCCATTTCAATAATTTTGGTTCCGCGCAAAACGTTGAACGATTTTATTGAGACTTATGAAGAGAAGAAAAAAGTTCTTTCTGGACTTGAACAAGCAAAGCAGAAAGCACGGAAAGGAAAAATTTCTAGGCGGCGATACAAAGTAAGAAAAACTACTTTGGAGAATCGGCTTTCTTCGCTTTCTAGAAGGTTAACAGGCTTACAGCAGAAAATTATGAGTGGCGGAGCGAAATATGCTGATATCATGAGGGGGCTTGAAGTTGCGGAAACAGAGCTTGATAATATCGAGGCAGATATTAGGCGAATTGAAGTTCGATTTAAGCGTGGAGAGGTTTCTGCTCAAACTTATCGGCGACTCATTGAAGACGATTTGCGAAGGCGAGAGAAAGCAAGAATAACAATAGATGGGCTTCTTTTAAGGCTTAAGGAATAGTAATATTCAACAATATTACTTCCCCAAACACTTTTATGTATAAATTACCTTTTGATTCAGTTCCTAAAATCAAGAGGTAGACAAGTAATGGTTGAAGTGAAAGTAGATTTGGAGAAATGTGATGGATGTGGCACCTGCGTTGACACCTGTCCTGTCGAAGTGTTCGAAATAAAAGATGACAAATCTGTACCTGTTAAGCAGGAGGAGTGCTTGGTCTGCCAAGCCTGCGAAGTGCAATGTCCAACCAGTGCAATACAAGTCATAGAATAAAAGTTAGGAGTCTAAACTCCAAAATGCTGACTGTACTTCCTTTATTTCTTCTATAATTTTTTCTGCTTGTTTCTCGGCCCTTGAACTTGTTGGTGGGGTCTCAATTTTTGTTGGATATGAAAAACCAGCCATCATTGAAATTGTTGACACTACGAGTTTCCCTAGTTGTCTGAGGGAATAACCACCTTCTAGCACGGCGACAAATCTGTCTTCGCAAAAAGTTGACGCATAACTAAGGATTTTCTCAAAAATTAAGGTATAAGTAGCAGCGGAAAGGCTTAGCTTAGCAACAGGGTCGCCATAGTAGCCATCATAGCCAACAGATGCCAAAATAAACTGAGGCTCATATTGTCGTATAATGGGAATTACTATATCGTCTATTGCCGCCAAGTACGCTTTGTCACCAGTCCTGAAGGGAAAAGGAATATTAACGTTATAACCCAGTCCTTCACTTTCTCCAATTTCATCTACAAATCCAGTCCCAGGAAAATCTCGGGGGTCTTCATGTAAACTTATGTAAAGAACTTTGTCTGTATTGTAAAAGATTTCTTGTGTCCCATTCCCGTGATGAGCGTCTATGTCCAGAATTAGAACCCGTTCGAAATTGAACCTTTCAACCAAGTGTGCTGCAGCCACAGCTACGTTGTTGAACACGCAAAAACCCGCAGCGTAATATGATCCTGCATGATGCCCAGGAGGGCGAACCAAGGCAAAGGCGTTCTTAACATTTTTGCTCAAAACGAAGTTTACAGCTTTTATTGCTCCTCCAACAGCGTAGCGTGCTACTTCAAAACTTTCTGGGGAAACTACAGTGTCGCCGAGGTCAAGTAGGCTTCCCCCGTGTTCGCAGATGCGTTTCACTAGTTGAATATGTTCTGGGATGTGGACGAGTTCCAAATCTTCTATGCGTGCCAGATCGGGTTCGACCAATTTGCATTCGTTTGCCTTAGAAAATAGATTTATTTTTCCCATTTCGTTCATTATTACTTCGAGCCGTTTCGAAGTTTCGGGATGATCTGGCCCGGTGTTGTGCTCATAATATTTAGGCGTAAAGATTATAGCCGTTTTAGCCATCTTTTATTCCAGCATTTTGCAAGTTTTTAAGAAAGTTTCTTCTACGTATTTTCGCAGAGTTAAACCTTCCTTTTTCGCAAGTTTTCTCATCGCTTGATTTACGCCTGTTGTATATTGGATGGCTTTTTTGGTTTTTTCAGTAATGATTTTGGGAATTCCAAGCTTTTTAGCTGTCCGTCTCAGAATCTTTTTACGTAGAATGTCTTTTGATGAAGCAATCTTAAAGTCTGCGGGAAGGCTTAAGGCAAGTTGAATTACCTCCCAGTCAATGAAGGGCATCCTTAATTCTACGTTATGAAAGGAGCACACTTTGTTGTCTCTTTCGAGATTTGACTCATGGAGTGAAACTACGTCTTGATAGAGCTTTCCTTGCAAGCCAACTAAACCGTGTCTGGCATAGTTTTCAAGGTAGCGGTGATATCCACCGAAAAGCTCGTCTCCTCCTTGCCCAGCCATTAAGACGTTGAAGCCAAGTTTGGCTGATTGTTCAGCAACCCAAAAAATAGGTGCCGCGATACTAGCGTTTACTGGGTTGGGTTCTTCAATTAGCCATAGAACTTTTGGCAAGATTTC contains these protein-coding regions:
- a CDS encoding carboxypeptidase M32 codes for the protein MAKITETLKSNYDKLMTKAKELTILQTIESVVHWDMETKMPPKAINLRSQQLAMLSQIEHRMSTDPKIETLLSRIEKHQDYESLNELQKRNVYLIRKFYDEQTRLPEELVVETAKQQAITIDVWKKAKAAKDFSMFKPELEKLLELRKKAASILMQVKATKTPYDALIDIFEPRMTAGMIAQVFGELRKGLVSILNRCLSAPKQPDTSFLKRRVPLDVQCKISNELVRFIGYDVESPKAGGRIDETEHPFTTGYYDDVRITTHYYEDNIAPSLFSVLHEGGHAIYEQNLKPEWIYQPVGTGCSLGFHESQSRFVENIVGRSREFWIYFFPKLKELTGNTFSDVALDDFVRAINRVRPSKIRVEADEVTYCLHVIIRFEIERELIADKITVADLPEVWNQKYKEYLGLDIENDSEGVMQDIHWASGYFGYFPTYALGNIYSGQLLVMLEKAMPNWRGQIAKGNFHDVKKWLTENVHYYGNLYDPTVLIKKITSEQINVKPYFEYLNKKYSWIYEY
- a CDS encoding DUF2095 domain-containing protein, giving the protein MKIDEDHFKKMFPNLTREVDAGKQKVAIDSVRSDRKAAEKTASAQKNLSNYNPDVIDFLRRCDTKQQAREIIIYMENCGKISRNYAKKLRQQLRKKGVRSFGPKKEEGYYFKVSKQ
- a CDS encoding 4Fe-4S binding protein, producing the protein MVEVKVDLEKCDGCGTCVDTCPVEVFEIKDDKSVPVKQEECLVCQACEVQCPTSAIQVIE
- a CDS encoding histone deacetylase yields the protein MAKTAIIFTPKYYEHNTGPDHPETSKRLEVIMNEMGKINLFSKANECKLVEPDLARIEDLELVHIPEHIQLVKRICEHGGSLLDLGDTVVSPESFEVARYAVGGAIKAVNFVLSKNVKNAFALVRPPGHHAGSYYAAGFCVFNNVAVAAAHLVERFNFERVLILDIDAHHGNGTQEIFYNTDKVLYISLHEDPRDFPGTGFVDEIGESEGLGYNVNIPFPFRTGDKAYLAAIDDIVIPIIRQYEPQFILASVGYDGYYGDPVAKLSLSAATYTLIFEKILSYASTFCEDRFVAVLEGGYSLRQLGKLVVSTISMMAGFSYPTKIETPPTSSRAEKQAEKIIEEIKEVQSAFWSLDS